Proteins encoded in a region of the Limanda limanda chromosome 17, fLimLim1.1, whole genome shotgun sequence genome:
- the si:dkey-89b17.4 gene encoding zinc finger protein 646 codes for MAMHDMSRAKGFPCKECDMVCPSTPSLLEHMKAHYQQEETGRFECEQCGRIYKHAASLANHKKSHEVGSFQCPVCTRTLPNAVALKNHLRIHTLSPSSAHTEEESEEVPEDAGHDERDYGLAQDLSDGFGRSHLNNSGMGHSVLQSHETEEHGKKGSPESDDAWDRPFKCDQCDRTYRHHGSLVNHKKCHQQGTFKCSVCFKQFSNLAALNSHERTHSKFKTPGASMVSSSGSGSSGTQSSQSGDTASCFCHLCQIALPNKADFQEHILLHNTASPSLGLPRSFPGIMPHNLSAVRSPAYTPALGDPLPLPPLPTEKRGPYDPIMGPPVNNPIYTCAYCGAGHPDLETLKVHYLTHDPHPGSHGQDGSILNSDTLSSGSQGSVSSPSGGRVPQAHSPDDGERRFKCGECGKSYRHAGSLVNHKRCHQTGHYQCTICCKQYPHLAALHSHLRSHKGRSSNQPINNDSNDWLSPEPLTLDSQQSYVQEGSGATTPISLPGNLGDAAHFVPDGGHSSGLDSLEFHDRFDGSSLSQSNSAHRQADRHVCADCGEMYGDVSGIKSHMCPRHGQQPQQQGNMSNGFMGNMNYHGSSGTSLPAGSSSNLKEGGSQRQYSQSGGKRMGNSDKGDEDDGEVYQCSVCGNHYASLRALRSHLRSHANNPTAPGPSNLEQDWRMICSTCGQSFSRKQDLLNHQLVHGPQRPDGQQQSIGSTSANGNDKLDGRNHICVDCGMFFADRHHLITHLCPGKNRASSLSKQGLNGAKGMSGGDGVGGGVAGGSRDVGGDGRRPMVDQSDKPHKCDQCGRGYRHPCSLLNHKKSHKTGVFRCLVCQKRYYNLLALKNHQRTHFDLKRHKCEECGKAFKIQKQLINHLRLHEEHRAKGLVRTGPNGSRFQQAGPSQMQSMRGESSKGQGMGVKYSHQGFKKPYSSAGTSRPQKFDPSESGRRPFACEECGKTYRHAGSLANHKNLHKIGEYHCNVCNSTYPNRLAMKNHLRLHFAQKKHNCQECGKGFRTQRQLATHSTAGLCKGPQGPGAQMDFECDGCCEGFATADELAAHDCPAQHLPSSSSTNSSTNISMERSSVDLDSDERPYACDLCSCAYKHASSLLNHKHTHKTGNFRCNFCDKPYTNYMALRNHMRIHTQRKKHICHTCGKAFRLARFLRNHQKVHEEGATPFGCPSCGKSFQGRSGLARHRCGENQVGMEVRRKATAPTGEGEECRYTCDQCGRSYRHASSLLNHKNTHTVGIYHCAVCLKTYSNLLALKNHRRIHSETRRHRCHDCGKAFRVSSQLYNHRRVHQKQRELTCRSCQRAFPTQSSFRLHMEITHGQTPQPRQPRAQQPRPGGSQELGWGSGLDLTLMQEQGLNPGSVAKARSRGGSSEVIKSHVCDQCGRSYRHASSLLNHKNSHKTGTYFCNSCQKEFPNLMSLKNHRRIHTEPKRYQCPDCGKSFRVSTQLICHRRIHTKEKPFSCQHCDKCFSSKSNLRHHMKVHWSGSTAPPPMAMGAPNFLDLSPVTSPIGSRSFPCGQCGRSYRHASSLLNHKNSHKTGTYLCNSCQKEFPNLMSLKNHRRIHTEPKRYQCPDCGKSFRVSTALVCHRRLHTKEKPFSCQHCDKRFSSRSNLRHHMKVHWRGLPLSRGTSSAFLTVPSRSFQT; via the exons ATGGCAATGCATGATATGAGTCGTGCCAAGGGATTCCCCTGTAAAGAATGTGATATGGTTTGCCCGAGTACTCCAAGTCTTCTAGAACATATGAAAGCACATTATCAGCAAGAAGAGACCGGACGTTTTGAGTGTGAACAGTGTGGCCGAATTTACAAGCACGCAGCTAGCTTAGCTAATCACAAAAAGTCTCACGAAGTGGGTTCCTTCCAGTGCCCTGTTTGTACCCGTACCCTACCCAACGCTGTAGCTCTGAAGAACCACCTTCGTATCCATACATTGTCTCCCAGTAGTGCgcacacagaagaagagagcgAAGAAGTACCTGAAGACGCAGGCCACGACGAGAGGGACTACGGTCTCGCCCAGGACCTTTCCGACGGGTTTGGCCGCTCCCATTTGAATAATAGTGGCATGGGACATAGTGTCCTACAAAGCCACGAAACAGAGGAACACGGTAAAAAAGGCTCCCCTGAATCTGACGACGCTTGGGACAGACCGTTCAAGTGCGATCAGTGTGACAGAACCTACCGGCATCACGGTAGTCTGGTGAACCATAAGAAGTGTCACCAACAAGGAACTTTTAagtgctctgtgtgtttcaAACAATTCAGCAACCTGGCTGCCCTAAACAGCCACGAGAGGACTCACTCGAAGTTCAAGACTCCCGGGGCATCGATGGTGAGCAGCAGCGGTAGCGGCAGTAGCGGCACTCAGTCGTCCCAGAGTGGAGACACAGCCTCGTGTTTCTGCCACCTCTGCCAGATAGCCCTGCCCAATAAAGCTGATTTTCAGGAGCACATCCTGCTGCACAACACAGCCTCGCCCTCCCTCGGCCTGCCGCGCAGCTTCCCAGGCATCATGCCTCACAATCTGAgtgcagttcgatccccagcatACACACCGGCCCTGGGGGACCCCTTGCCTCTGCCACCCCTGCCCACTGAGAAAAGAGGTCCCTATGACCCTATCATGGGCCCCCCAGTCAACAATCCCATCTACACGTGTGCATACTGTGGGGCAGGACACCCAGATCTGGAGACCTTGAAAGTCCACTATTTAACCCATGATCCCCACCCTGGTTCCCATGGGCAGGACGGATCCATCCTCAACTCTGACACACTAAGTTCTGGATCACAGGGCTCAGTATCTTCTCCATCTGGAGGCCGGGTGCCCCAGGCCCATTCTCCAGATGATGGAGAGCGCCGCTTTAAGTGTGGAGAGTGTGGAAAAAGTTACCGGCATGCAGGAAGTCTCGTGAACCACAAACGTTGCCATCAGACAGGCCACTACCAGTGCACCATCTGCTGTAAGCAGTACCCTCACCTGGCAGCATTACACAGTCACCTACGAAGCCACAAGGGACGTTCCTCAAACCAGCCTATCAATAACGACAGCAATGACTGGCTATCTCCAGAGCCACTAACTCTGGACTCCCAGCAGAGCTATGTCCAGGAAGGCAGTGGTGCCACCACTCCAATCTCACTGCCGGGGAATCTCGGTGATGCTGCCCACTTTGTACCAGATGGTGGTCACAGCAGTGGGTTGGACTCTCTTGAGTTTCATGATCGTTTTGATGGCAGCTCACTTTCCCAGAGCAACTCAGCACACCGTCAGGCTGACAGACATGTGTGTGCTGACTGTGGTGAGATGTATGGAGATGTATCAGGCATCAAGTCACACATGTGTCCCCGCCATGGCCAGCAACCACAGCAACAAGGCAACATGTCCAATGGTTTTATGGGGAACATGAACTATCACGGCTCTAGTGGAACCTCATTGCCTGCTGGAAGTTCCAGTAACTTGAAAGAAGGTGGCAGCCAACGACAGTACTCCCAAAGCGGAGGAAAGAGAATGGGGAACAGTGACAAAGGTGACGAGGATGATGGAGAAGTGTATCAGTGCTCTGTGTGCGGTAACCACTATGCCAGTCTCCGAGCTCTTAGGAGCCACTTGCGTAGCCATGCCAACAACCCAACAGCACCAGGACCTTCCAACCTGGAACAGGATTGGAGAATGATCTGCTCTACTTGTGGCCAGAGCTTCTCAAGGAAGCAAGACCTCCTGAATCACCAGCTGGTCCATGGCCCCCAAAGGCCAGATGGCCAGCAACAGAGTATTGGAAGCACCTCAGCTAATGGCAATGACAAGTTGGATGGGCGCAACCACATTTGTGTTGACTGTGGCATGTTTTTCGCTGACCGCCACCACCTAATCACCCACCTGTGTCCTGGTAAGAATCGGGCCAGTTCACTGAGCAAGCAGGGCCTGAATGGAGCCAAAGGGATGTCTGGAGGAGATGGCGTTGGTGGTGGGGTTGCTGGGGGGAGCCGTGATGTTGGTGGTGATGGACGCAGGCCTATGGTTGACCAAAGTGACAAGCCCCACAAGTGTGACCAGTGTGGACGAGGATACAGACACCCCTGCTCACTGCTCAACCACAAGAAGTCACATAAAACTGGTGTTTTTCGCTGCTTGGTTTGTCAAAAACGCTACTACAACCTGCTGGCTCTCAAGAATCACCAAAGGACCCACTTTGACCTGAAAAG GCACAAGTGTGAAGAATGTGGCAAGGCTTTCAAGATCCAAAAGCAGCTGATTAACCATCTGCGTCTCCACGAGGAGCATCGGGCCAAAGGTCTCGTCCGGACTGGCCCCAACGGCTCCCGCTTCCAGCAGGCAGGCCCATCTCAAATGCAGTCTATGAGAGGAGAGTCATCGAAGGGCCAGGGAATGGGTGTCAAGTACAGCCATCAAGGGTTCAAGAAACCCTACTCTTCAGCTGGAACTTCCAGACCTCAGAAGTTTGACCCTTCTGAAAGTGGACGGCGGCCTTTTGCCTGTGAAGAATGTGGAAAGACGTACCGACATGCAGGCAGCCTAGCCAATCACAAGAACCTTCACAAAATTGGAGAGTACCACTGCAATGTTTGCAACTCTACGTACCCCAACAGGCTGGCAATGAAAAACCATCTACGTCTCCACTTTGCCCAGAAGAAGCATAACTGCCAAGAGTGTGGGAAGGGCTTCCGCACTCAGAGACAGCTAGCTACCCACTCTACAGCTGGCCTGTGCAAAGGCCCGCAGGGCCCTGGGGCCCAGATGGATTTTGAGTGCGATGGCTGTTGTGAAGGCTTTGCTACGGCTGATGAGCTTGCAGCCCATGACTGCCCAGCCCAGCACCTGCCTTCGTCCTCCTCCACCAACAGTTCCACCAACATCAGCATGGAGAGAAGTTCTGTTGACCTGGACTCTGATGAGAGACCCTACGCCTGTGACCTGTGCAGTTGCGCCTACAAACATGCAAGCTCCCTGCTGAACCACAAGCACACCCACAAGACAGGAAACTTCCGGTGCAACTTCTGCGACAAGCCCTACACTAACTACATGGCGCTGCGGAACCATATGCGCATCCACACACAACGGAAGAAGCACATCTGCCACACATGTGGAAAAGCCTTCCGGCTGGCCAGGTTCCTCCGCAACCATCAGAAAGTCCATGAGGAGGGTGCTACCCCCTTCGGCTGCCCCAGCTGTGGGAAGAGTTTCCAGGGGAGGTCCGGTCTGGCCAGGCATCGCTGCGGGGAGAATCAGGTAGGCATGGAAGTCAGGAGGAAGGCCACTGCACCCACGGGAGAGGGCGAAGAATGTCGGTACAC ATGTGATCAATGTGGCCGCTCCTACCGCCATGCCAGCTCCCTCCTCAACCACAAGAACACCCACACCGTCGGCATCTACCACTGCGCTGTGTGCCTCAAGACCTATTCCAACCTGCTTGCCCTGAAAAACCACCGCCGGATCCACTCTGAGACCCGGCGCCACCGTTGCCATGATTGTGGCAAGGCTTTTCGTGTTTCCTCCCAGCTCTACAACCACCGCCGAGTCCACCAGAAGCAACGGGAACTGACATGCCGGTCCTGCCAACGAGCCTTTCCTACACAGTCCAGCTTCAGACTCCACATGGAGATCACCCACGGCCAGACACCACAGCCCCGCCAGCCCAGAGCCCAGCAGCCCCGACCAGGGGGCTCCCAGGAGTTGGGCTGGGGGTCAGGCCTGGACCTCACCTTGATGCAAGAGCAAGGACTCAACCCAGGCAGCGTGGCCAAAGCCCGCAGTCGTGGGGGCAGCAGTGAGGTCATTAAGTCCCATGTCTGTGACCAGTGTGGGCGGTCCTACCGCCACGCCAGCTCCCTCCTGAACCACAAGAACAGTCACAAGACTGGAACCTACTTCTGCAACTCCTGCCAGAAGGAGTTCCCCAACCTGATGTCCCTCAAGAACCACCGTCGGATTCACACAGAGCCCAAACGCTACCAGTGCCCGGACTGTGGCAAGTCCTTCCGGGTGTCCACACAACTCATCTGCCACCGCCGCATTCACACCAAGGAGAAGCCGTTCTCCTGCCAGCACTGTGACAAGTGCTTCTCCTCCAAGTCCAACCTGAGGCACCACATGAAGGTGCACTGGAGCGGCTCAACGGCGCCCCCTCCCATGGCCATGGGTGCGCCCAACTTCCTGG ATTTGAGTCCGGTGACGTCTCCCATTGGTTCCCGGAGCTTCCCCTGTGGTCAGTGTGGGCGGTCCTACCGCCACGCCAGCTCCCTCCTCAACCACAAGAACAGTCACAAGACTGGAACCTACTTGTGCAACTCCTGCCAGAAGGAGTTCCCCAACCTGATGTCCCTCAAGAACCACCGTCGGATTCACACAGAGCCCAAACGCTACCAGTGTCCTGACTGTGGCAAGTCCTTCCGGGTGTCCACAGCGCTCGTGTGCCACCGCCGCCTCCACACCAAGGAGAAGCCGTTCTCCTGCCAGCACTGTGACAAGCGCTTCTCGTCCCGGTCCAACCTGAGGCACCACATGAAGGTTCACTGGAGAGGACTGCCGCTGTCCAGAGGGACGTCGTCCGCCTTCCTCACCGTCCCCTCCAGATCCTTCCAGACATGA
- the thoc6 gene encoding THO complex subunit 6 homolog, translating into MGPVELLHMSVFSQSFSPCGRFLAAGNSYGEIALFSLSAALSPDATALSQKPVLTFTAHEGPIFSLLSTDCFLLSAGNGEVSAWSWTELIKKNVKPLWTKRPNYKSSLEIPEINSMMVQSRDNSLVIGGGDNNVHILDLEHGVFKSVLQGHTDYVHCVSVREREAEILSGSEDGAVRIWDSRTGQSVHCIEVYKYETCARPQFGKWISCLTTDSDWMLCGGGPSLSLWHLRSLSPTSVFPLTGCQRQAAFHQDMILAVGDGACVSHCRLGGEVKAQIPSSLQSVNTLQLNANSSEHQVLTVAGSSDHIDVFTNLSYKAFSLSF; encoded by the exons ATGGGACCAGTGGAG CTCCTGCACATGTCCGTCTTCTCTCAGAGCTTCTCTCCCTGCGGACGCTTCCTGGCGGCGGGAAACAGCTACGGGGAGATCGCCCTCTTCAG tctgtctgcagctctgagtCCAGACGCCACAGCACTGAGTCAGAAACCGGTTCTGACCTTCACGG CTCACGAAGGTCCgatcttctctcttctctccaccgACTGTTTCCTGTTGAGCGCCGGAAACGGAGAAGTCAGCGCCTGGAGCTGGACTGAACTCATCAAGAAG AACGTCAAACCTCTGTGGACGAAAAGACCAAACTACAA gtcCAGCCTTGAGATTCCAGAGATCAACTCGATGATGGTTCAGTCCAGA GACAACAGTCTGGTCATCGGTGGAGGAGACAACAACGTCCACATCCTGGACCTGGAACACGGAGTCTTCAAG TCTGTCCTGCAGGGCCACACGGACTACGtccactgtgtgagtgtgagggagCGGGAGGCGGAGATCCTGTCGGGGAGTGAGGACGGAGCCGTGAGGATCTGGG ACAGCAGGACCGGACAGTCTGTCCACTGCATCGAGGTCTACAAGTACGAG ACCTGTGCCCGGCCTCAGTTCGGGAAGTGGATCAGCTGCTTGACGACCGACTCTGATTGGATG CTGTGTGGCGGAGGtccgtctctgtccctgtggCACCTCCGCTCTCTGTCTCCCACCTCCGTCTTCCCTCTGACGGGCTGCCAGCGACAAGCCGCCTTCCACCAGGACATG ATCCTGGCGGTGGGGGACGGTGCGTGCGTGTCTCACTGTCGGCTGGGGGGGGAAGTCAAAGCTCAGATCCCGAGTTCTCTCCAGAGCGTCAACACGCTGCAGCTCAACGCCAACAGCTCCGAGCACCAA gTGCTGACAGTCGCAGGAAGCAGTGACCACATCGACGTGTTCACCAACCTGTCGTACAAAGCCTTCTCACTCAGCTTctga